One part of the Microbacterium aurugineum genome encodes these proteins:
- a CDS encoding family 20 glycosylhydrolase, with amino-acid sequence MLLSAEKAAVGLVRVYRSATVVDGTGAARFIADVAVEGARVVAVLPVAEPDDVLDLPDGAIEIDARGLVLAPGFIDMHAHSELAVLSGTAHDAKIRQGVTTEVLGQDGLGYAPLDDATAAVIPGQIAGWNGMPADTPWRTMDDLLSAIDAATVANAAVLVPQGNLRMMVVGHENRPATAEEITAMAELLGAALDAGAFGMSSGLTYTPGMYADVAELEALCRVVAERGGYWAPHTRSYGGGALDAYREALDIGRRTGCPVHLTHATMNFAPNRGRAGELLAVIDGALADGVDVTLDTYPYLPGATTLAALLPSRLAATGDLLRVISDLDAAGREAVRVELEDIGCDGFHGETADWTQIQISGTANPALADLVGRTVAEIAETTGRRAVDVVLDTVLADAGATGILMHIGDEENVRAIMRHPQHSGGSDGILIGARPHPRGRGTFPRYLGHYVRELGVLTLEEAVQHLSATPARRLGLDRGDAPRGVIRQGAIADLVLFDPETIAAGATFDSPFTAPQGIVEVLVDGVAVVSDGEPTGAAPGRALRMPPAAHRSTVPRVRAHIDAAEPGFVWTSGTPIAGSPEVAAAIARLGGGGHDAAAAPIRLLIDGDLGAAAASNGRIADEAFRVRVDADGIEVRGASAAGVFRGATVLRQLRDPDAESALVPAGAWEGAPAYGWRGVMLDVARHFRPVDEVRRVIDLLAEHHLNVLHLHLTDDQGWRFEVPGYPLLTEVGSRREATQRGHGPLATVEPGVHEGYYTTAELRELVAYAADRFVTLVPEVELPGHVQAALAAYPQLGNVDVADPAVSAWERFGVNPRTLAPTEAALAFGRAAIDALCEVFSSEWIGIGGDEVPVTEWAESPAAAARMTELGLATPYDVQPWFTAHFVAHVRARGRTALAWDEVLEGEVPEGVRILAWRGPVAMRAALSRGIPVVACPDLEAYLDYPQSESAEEPIRVGPPLTIERAYSLRVEEGAVGGQANVWSEHLPTRDRVDFAMFPRLAAIAERLWEGGEPAPYADFARRLPTHLRRLRAAGVRYRPLDGPTPDQRRPGVPGKPLTIEAREGIVAGLVARLRERSESTPVEHRK; translated from the coding sequence ATGCTTCTGAGCGCGGAGAAGGCTGCGGTCGGGCTGGTGCGGGTGTATCGCTCAGCGACGGTCGTCGATGGGACGGGTGCCGCCCGCTTCATTGCCGACGTGGCGGTCGAAGGGGCCCGGGTCGTCGCGGTCCTGCCGGTCGCCGAGCCGGACGATGTCCTCGACCTTCCGGACGGGGCGATCGAGATCGACGCGCGCGGTCTCGTGCTCGCCCCCGGATTCATCGACATGCACGCCCACAGCGAGCTCGCGGTGCTGAGCGGCACCGCCCACGACGCGAAGATCCGGCAGGGCGTGACGACCGAGGTCCTCGGCCAGGACGGTCTCGGCTATGCGCCGCTCGACGACGCCACCGCCGCGGTCATCCCGGGCCAGATCGCCGGATGGAACGGGATGCCCGCCGACACGCCCTGGCGCACCATGGACGACCTCCTCTCCGCGATCGACGCGGCGACGGTCGCGAACGCCGCTGTCCTCGTGCCCCAGGGGAACCTCCGGATGATGGTGGTCGGTCACGAGAACCGTCCGGCGACCGCCGAGGAGATCACCGCGATGGCGGAGCTGCTGGGCGCGGCTCTCGACGCCGGCGCCTTCGGGATGTCGAGCGGCCTCACCTACACGCCCGGGATGTATGCCGACGTGGCCGAACTCGAGGCGCTGTGCCGGGTGGTCGCCGAGCGCGGCGGATACTGGGCCCCGCACACCCGCAGCTACGGCGGGGGAGCGCTCGATGCCTACCGGGAGGCGCTCGACATCGGTCGCCGCACCGGCTGCCCCGTGCATCTCACGCACGCCACCATGAACTTCGCTCCGAACAGGGGACGCGCCGGGGAACTGCTGGCAGTGATCGATGGGGCCCTCGCCGACGGTGTCGACGTGACCCTGGACACCTACCCCTACCTGCCTGGTGCGACGACGCTCGCGGCTCTGCTGCCGAGCAGGCTGGCAGCGACGGGTGACCTGCTGCGTGTCATCTCTGACCTCGACGCCGCCGGCCGCGAAGCCGTGCGCGTAGAGCTCGAGGACATCGGCTGCGACGGGTTCCACGGCGAGACGGCGGACTGGACGCAGATCCAGATCTCCGGCACCGCCAACCCCGCACTCGCCGATCTCGTCGGTCGCACGGTGGCGGAGATCGCCGAGACGACCGGACGACGGGCCGTCGACGTCGTGCTCGACACGGTGCTCGCCGATGCCGGTGCGACCGGGATCCTGATGCACATCGGTGATGAGGAGAACGTGCGCGCGATCATGCGCCATCCGCAGCACTCGGGAGGAAGCGACGGGATCCTGATTGGTGCCCGACCGCACCCGCGGGGCCGTGGCACCTTCCCCCGGTACCTCGGACACTACGTGCGCGAGCTCGGAGTCCTCACGCTGGAGGAAGCTGTCCAGCACCTTTCCGCGACGCCGGCGCGTCGCTTGGGCCTCGACCGCGGAGACGCCCCGCGCGGCGTCATCCGGCAGGGAGCGATCGCCGACCTGGTGCTGTTCGATCCGGAGACGATCGCCGCGGGCGCCACCTTCGACAGCCCCTTCACCGCTCCGCAGGGCATCGTCGAGGTGCTGGTCGACGGCGTGGCCGTGGTCTCCGACGGCGAACCCACGGGGGCCGCGCCGGGACGGGCGCTGAGGATGCCACCGGCGGCACATCGGTCGACGGTACCCCGCGTCCGGGCGCACATCGATGCTGCGGAGCCCGGCTTCGTCTGGACGAGCGGGACACCGATCGCCGGGTCACCGGAGGTCGCCGCCGCGATTGCGCGGCTGGGCGGTGGAGGGCACGATGCCGCCGCCGCACCCATCCGGCTGCTCATCGACGGTGACCTCGGCGCCGCGGCGGCGTCGAACGGCCGCATCGCCGACGAGGCCTTCCGCGTGCGCGTGGACGCCGACGGCATCGAGGTCCGGGGCGCGAGTGCGGCCGGGGTGTTCCGGGGCGCCACGGTGCTGAGACAGCTGCGCGATCCGGATGCGGAGTCGGCGCTGGTCCCGGCCGGTGCGTGGGAGGGGGCGCCCGCATACGGCTGGCGCGGGGTCATGCTCGATGTGGCGCGGCACTTCCGGCCGGTCGACGAGGTGCGTCGGGTGATCGACCTCCTCGCCGAGCACCACCTCAACGTCCTGCATCTGCACCTCACCGATGACCAGGGGTGGCGCTTCGAGGTTCCCGGCTACCCGCTGCTCACCGAGGTCGGCTCGCGCCGAGAAGCGACGCAGCGCGGTCATGGTCCGCTCGCCACCGTCGAGCCGGGCGTGCATGAGGGGTATTACACCACCGCGGAGCTGCGCGAGCTCGTCGCCTACGCGGCCGATCGCTTCGTGACGCTCGTGCCGGAGGTCGAGCTGCCCGGCCATGTCCAGGCCGCGCTCGCCGCCTACCCGCAGCTCGGCAACGTCGATGTCGCCGACCCGGCTGTCTCCGCGTGGGAGCGCTTCGGGGTCAATCCCCGCACCCTCGCGCCGACCGAGGCCGCGCTGGCGTTCGGGCGCGCGGCGATCGATGCCCTGTGCGAGGTGTTCTCCTCGGAGTGGATCGGGATCGGCGGCGATGAGGTCCCCGTGACCGAGTGGGCGGAGAGCCCGGCGGCCGCCGCGCGGATGACGGAACTCGGACTCGCCACCCCGTACGACGTGCAGCCGTGGTTCACGGCGCACTTCGTCGCGCACGTCCGGGCCAGAGGGCGCACGGCGCTCGCGTGGGACGAGGTGCTCGAGGGCGAGGTGCCGGAAGGAGTGCGGATCCTCGCCTGGCGGGGGCCGGTGGCGATGCGGGCCGCCCTGTCGCGCGGGATCCCCGTCGTGGCCTGTCCCGACCTCGAGGCCTATCTCGACTACCCGCAATCGGAGTCGGCGGAGGAGCCGATCAGGGTGGGGCCGCCGTTGACGATCGAGCGCGCGTACTCGCTTCGCGTCGAGGAGGGCGCGGTGGGCGGTCAGGCCAACGTCTGGAGCGAGCATCTGCCCACCCGTGACCGTGTCGACTTCGCGATGTTCCCGCGGCTCGCGGCGATCGCCGAACGGCTCTGGGAGGGCGGCGAGCCGGCACCGTACGCCGACTTCGCTCGGCGCCTTCCGACCCATCTGCGCCGTCTGCGCGCCGCGGGTGTGCGGTATCGTCCCTTGGATGGGCCCACGCCCGATCAGCGTCGTCCGGGAGTGCCCGGCAAGCCCCTCACGATCGAGGCCAGGGAGGGGATCGTCGCCGGCCTGGTCGCCCGTCTCAGGGAGCGCTCGGAGAGCACTCCCGTCGAGCATCGAAAGTAA
- a CDS encoding type III PLP-dependent enzyme domain-containing protein: MPLQIPDPVLGAWTKGFPARAAGLRLSEVPDAGLRLSDLVTPVLTVHEEALGHNEETVFAWAKEQGVLLAPHGKTTMAPALWQRLLDAGAWGISVATPWQAEVAIDAGVPTVLIANAVTDRAAVRRLGELLAADEDLRVLCGADSLAGVEILAAGMGDAARPLDVLVELGGAHGRTGARTVAEGERIAQAISDAPGLRLAGVTGYEGPFGPDRSDASIEAVDAYLRTMVALHTRVEYPEGVRPVLSAGGSAFPDRAAAVLSSAGTGADVVLRSGAFQIHDDGFYSRMSPFGPVTGTAPLRSAMHAWSRVVSQPEDGLALLDAGRRDVPFDLDLPVPQSVEGEITALNDQHAFLHLTDGAAVAVGDVVRLGLSHPCTAFDKWRVVAVIDDPDAADPRVIGAVATCF; this comes from the coding sequence ATGCCTCTACAAATTCCGGATCCCGTTCTCGGCGCCTGGACGAAGGGCTTCCCGGCGCGCGCCGCGGGACTCCGTCTCTCGGAGGTGCCCGATGCCGGACTGCGCCTCTCCGATCTGGTCACCCCGGTGCTCACGGTGCACGAGGAGGCGCTGGGGCACAACGAGGAGACCGTGTTCGCCTGGGCGAAGGAGCAGGGGGTGCTGCTCGCCCCGCACGGCAAGACCACGATGGCGCCGGCGCTCTGGCAGCGGCTCCTCGACGCGGGGGCATGGGGCATCTCGGTCGCCACACCGTGGCAGGCCGAGGTGGCGATCGACGCGGGCGTCCCGACCGTCCTGATCGCCAACGCCGTCACCGACCGCGCCGCCGTGCGTCGACTCGGTGAGCTGCTCGCCGCCGACGAGGATCTGCGCGTCCTGTGCGGGGCGGACTCGCTCGCCGGGGTCGAGATCCTGGCGGCGGGGATGGGTGATGCGGCACGACCGCTCGATGTCCTCGTCGAGCTGGGCGGCGCCCACGGCCGTACGGGCGCGCGGACCGTGGCGGAGGGGGAGCGGATCGCTCAGGCGATCTCGGACGCCCCCGGTCTCCGGCTCGCCGGTGTCACGGGTTACGAGGGACCGTTCGGACCGGACCGCAGTGACGCGTCCATCGAGGCTGTCGACGCCTACCTCCGGACCATGGTCGCACTGCACACGAGGGTGGAGTACCCCGAAGGTGTCCGGCCCGTGCTCAGTGCCGGCGGCAGCGCGTTTCCCGACCGCGCGGCGGCTGTGCTTTCCTCCGCGGGGACCGGGGCGGATGTCGTCCTCCGCTCGGGCGCGTTCCAGATCCACGACGACGGCTTCTATTCACGGATGTCCCCGTTCGGCCCCGTGACCGGCACCGCGCCGCTTCGCTCCGCGATGCACGCCTGGTCCCGCGTCGTGTCGCAGCCGGAGGACGGACTCGCCCTGCTCGATGCGGGTCGGCGGGATGTGCCGTTCGATCTCGACCTGCCCGTGCCGCAATCCGTCGAGGGGGAGATCACCGCCCTGAACGACCAGCACGCCTTCCTCCACCTCACGGACGGCGCGGCGGTGGCCGTCGGCGACGTCGTGCGTCTCGGTCTCTCACACCCGTGCACGGCGTTCGACAAGTGGCGGGTGGTCGCGGTCATCGACGATCCCGACGCCGCTGATCCTCGCGTGATCGGAGCGGTCGCGACATGCTTCTGA
- a CDS encoding RidA family protein, with protein sequence MTAKIRVSTDAAPAPAHTFSQGIRKGPFVQVSGQGPVDPQTNEYLHPGDVAAQTTRTLENVKAIVEASGATFDDVVMLRVYLTKREDFPIMNDAYGAFVTAHTTSGVLPSRTTVFTGLPREEMLVEIDGIAIID encoded by the coding sequence ATGACCGCGAAGATCCGAGTTTCCACCGACGCCGCCCCCGCCCCCGCTCACACCTTCTCCCAGGGGATCCGCAAGGGTCCGTTCGTGCAGGTCTCCGGGCAGGGCCCCGTCGACCCGCAGACGAACGAATACCTCCACCCGGGGGACGTCGCCGCGCAGACCACTCGCACCCTCGAGAACGTCAAGGCGATCGTGGAGGCATCGGGCGCGACCTTCGATGACGTCGTGATGCTGCGCGTCTACCTCACCAAGCGCGAGGACTTCCCGATCATGAACGACGCCTACGGTGCGTTCGTCACGGCACACACCACGAGCGGCGTGCTCCCCTCGCGCACCACCGTGTTCACCGGCCTGCCGCGGGAGGAGATGCTCGTCGAGATCGACGGCATCGCCATCATCGACTGA
- a CDS encoding L,D-transpeptidase family protein — translation MKFVTDLISAPGAAEAHGDHSASTAVLTPADAPTDTVPPTTGEQPLAWAPIEPAPKKRHLGLWIGIGLGAVALGAGAASLVLIAPGTTVAGVPVGWMTPGAAAEAVSTQIAQTEVTLTGAGEDTVLTGADLGATVDATALADTAFAERPLWNLGMWMGDPVPGEITLDADTASAALRSAVPTSFDDPVDAGVVFDAAAGTYVITPSEAGTGIDVDDLNAAFADAVAGGSTTFDYPGGPAEALPAVSDDDATATAASLNTMLSTVGFYVGDERTVPVAPAVAASWLTVIDEDGQLRIEADPATIQATVDTLPGLVDRAPVNATNIVDSGGTVLRAEREGVAGRALGDTSDVAAEFAQQLAAGDGVYKLTVTETAFETVNLFRRIEINLSQQRTYLFENDEVVKSWAVSTGLPGTLTPAGNFRVFAHTAMQDMGCFEGAPYCTEDVPWITWFAPNIGFHGTYWHNNFGQRMSHGCVNLPIDLAKYVYDWSPEGLEISVYY, via the coding sequence GTGAAGTTCGTGACCGATCTGATTTCTGCGCCGGGCGCAGCCGAGGCGCACGGCGACCACTCCGCCTCGACGGCCGTGCTCACGCCGGCAGACGCGCCGACCGACACGGTGCCGCCCACCACCGGCGAGCAGCCGCTGGCCTGGGCTCCGATCGAACCGGCCCCCAAGAAGCGGCACCTCGGCCTCTGGATCGGGATCGGTCTCGGCGCCGTCGCTCTGGGCGCAGGCGCCGCATCCCTGGTCCTCATCGCACCGGGCACCACCGTCGCCGGAGTGCCGGTCGGCTGGATGACGCCGGGCGCTGCCGCCGAGGCCGTCAGCACGCAGATCGCTCAGACCGAGGTCACCCTGACGGGTGCGGGAGAAGACACCGTGCTCACCGGCGCAGACCTCGGCGCCACGGTCGACGCCACCGCGCTCGCCGATACCGCTTTCGCAGAGCGTCCGCTCTGGAATCTCGGCATGTGGATGGGCGATCCCGTCCCGGGCGAGATCACCCTCGATGCCGACACCGCGTCCGCGGCGCTGCGCAGCGCCGTCCCGACGAGCTTCGACGACCCGGTGGACGCCGGTGTCGTGTTCGACGCGGCCGCCGGCACCTACGTCATCACCCCGTCCGAGGCCGGCACCGGAATCGATGTCGACGATCTCAATGCCGCCTTCGCCGACGCGGTCGCCGGCGGGAGCACGACGTTCGACTACCCGGGTGGTCCTGCTGAAGCCCTGCCCGCCGTCTCCGACGACGACGCCACGGCCACGGCCGCCTCCCTCAACACCATGCTCTCGACCGTCGGCTTCTACGTGGGCGACGAACGCACCGTCCCCGTCGCGCCGGCAGTCGCCGCCAGCTGGCTCACCGTGATCGATGAAGACGGCCAGCTGCGCATCGAGGCCGACCCCGCGACCATCCAGGCGACCGTCGACACGCTTCCCGGACTCGTCGACCGCGCTCCGGTCAACGCCACGAACATCGTCGACTCCGGCGGCACCGTGCTCCGCGCCGAGCGGGAGGGCGTCGCAGGCCGCGCGCTCGGTGACACCTCAGACGTCGCGGCGGAGTTCGCTCAGCAGCTCGCCGCGGGCGACGGCGTCTACAAGCTCACGGTCACCGAGACCGCATTCGAGACGGTCAACCTCTTCCGTCGTATCGAGATCAACCTGAGCCAGCAGCGCACGTACCTCTTCGAGAACGACGAGGTCGTCAAGTCCTGGGCCGTCTCCACCGGTCTTCCGGGCACCCTGACCCCGGCGGGCAACTTCCGGGTGTTCGCGCACACGGCGATGCAGGACATGGGTTGCTTCGAGGGCGCACCCTACTGCACGGAAGACGTGCCGTGGATCACCTGGTTCGCCCCGAACATCGGCTTCCACGGCACCTACTGGCACAACAACTTCGGTCAGCGGATGAGCCACGGCTGCGTCAACCTGCCGATCGATCTGGCCAAGTACGTCTACGACTGGTCCCCCGAGGGCCTCGAGATCTCCGTCTACTACTGA
- a CDS encoding NADP-dependent isocitrate dehydrogenase: MTDDAIIYTHTDEAPALATASFLPIIQAYTGQAGIEVETRDISLAGRILAAFPQKLSPEQQVGDALAELGGLATLPEANIIKLPNISASIPQLKGAIAELQAQGYDIPDFPDEPSSLEEKDVRARYDRIKGSAVNPVLREGNSDRRAPLAVKNYAKKHPHRNKPFAAGSKTRVATLGHDDFKHNERSWVAAHDDVLSFRHTAEDGTVTVLKEGLKVLPREIIDATFLSATELDAFLADTLAAAKADDVLYSVHLKATMMKVSDPIIFGHVVRAFFADVFAQYGDQLAAAGLSANDGLGSILSGLANVAGGEEIAAAFDKAIAEGPRLSYVNSDKGITNLHVPSDVIVDASMPALVRNGGKLWGKDGEEADTLAVIPDSSYASVYQAVIDDVIANGPLDPATIGTVPNVGLMAQAAEEYGSHDKTFEIAADGIVQVLDSEGTVVIEHTVGKGDIWRATQTKHIPVMDWVRLAVSRARATGDPAVFWLDANRSHDAQIIAKVHQGLATLDTKGLTITILAPEEATRYTLARMRHGLDTISVTGNVLRDYLTDLFPILEVGTSAKMLSIVPLLAGGGLFETGAGGSAPKHVQQLVEENYLRWDSLGEFFALAASLEHFADRTGNEKARVLAETLDAATGTFLEEDRSPGRALGTIDNRGSHFYLGLYWAQELAKQTKDPELAAAFAPIAATLTENEEKIVSELNAVQGARVEIGGYYRPDDALVSAVMRPSVTLNGIVDALR; this comes from the coding sequence GTGACCGACGACGCCATCATCTACACGCACACGGACGAAGCGCCGGCGCTCGCCACCGCCTCGTTCCTGCCGATCATCCAGGCCTACACCGGCCAGGCAGGCATCGAGGTCGAGACTCGCGACATCTCGCTGGCAGGACGCATCCTCGCTGCCTTCCCCCAGAAGCTCTCGCCGGAGCAGCAGGTCGGCGATGCGCTCGCGGAACTGGGCGGACTCGCCACGCTCCCCGAGGCGAACATCATCAAGCTGCCGAACATCTCGGCGTCCATTCCCCAGCTCAAGGGCGCGATCGCCGAGCTGCAGGCGCAGGGCTACGACATCCCGGACTTCCCGGACGAGCCGTCGTCGCTCGAGGAGAAGGACGTCCGGGCCCGCTACGACCGCATCAAGGGCTCCGCCGTGAACCCGGTGCTGCGTGAGGGCAACAGTGACCGCCGCGCTCCTCTCGCGGTGAAGAACTACGCGAAGAAGCACCCGCACCGCAACAAGCCGTTCGCTGCGGGATCGAAGACCCGTGTCGCGACCCTCGGCCACGACGACTTCAAGCACAACGAGCGTTCCTGGGTCGCGGCCCACGACGACGTGCTCAGCTTCCGTCACACCGCGGAGGACGGCACGGTCACGGTGCTCAAGGAAGGACTCAAGGTCCTGCCGCGCGAGATCATCGACGCGACTTTCCTCTCAGCCACGGAGCTCGACGCGTTCCTCGCCGACACTCTGGCGGCCGCGAAGGCCGACGACGTGCTCTACTCGGTGCACCTCAAGGCCACCATGATGAAGGTCAGCGACCCGATCATCTTCGGTCACGTGGTGCGGGCCTTCTTCGCCGACGTGTTTGCGCAGTACGGCGATCAGCTCGCCGCTGCCGGGCTCAGCGCGAACGACGGCCTCGGATCGATCCTCAGCGGACTCGCGAACGTCGCGGGGGGCGAAGAGATCGCCGCGGCCTTCGACAAGGCCATCGCCGAGGGGCCCCGCCTCTCGTACGTGAACTCCGACAAGGGCATCACGAACCTGCACGTGCCGAGCGATGTGATCGTCGACGCGTCGATGCCCGCGCTCGTCCGCAACGGCGGCAAGCTCTGGGGCAAGGACGGGGAAGAGGCGGACACTCTCGCCGTCATCCCCGACTCCTCCTACGCGAGCGTCTACCAGGCCGTGATCGACGACGTGATCGCCAACGGTCCGCTCGACCCCGCCACGATCGGCACCGTTCCCAACGTGGGGCTGATGGCGCAGGCGGCCGAGGAGTACGGCAGCCACGACAAGACCTTCGAGATCGCGGCGGACGGTATCGTCCAGGTGCTCGACAGTGAGGGCACCGTCGTCATCGAGCACACGGTCGGCAAGGGCGACATCTGGCGCGCGACGCAGACCAAGCACATCCCGGTGATGGACTGGGTCCGACTCGCGGTCTCGCGTGCCCGTGCCACCGGCGACCCCGCGGTGTTCTGGCTCGACGCCAACCGCTCGCACGACGCGCAGATCATCGCCAAGGTGCACCAGGGGCTCGCGACGCTCGACACCAAGGGGCTGACGATCACGATCCTCGCGCCCGAGGAAGCCACGCGCTACACGCTCGCGCGCATGCGCCACGGCCTGGACACCATCTCGGTGACGGGCAACGTGCTGCGCGACTACCTGACCGACCTGTTCCCGATCCTCGAGGTCGGCACGAGCGCCAAGATGCTCTCGATCGTGCCGCTCCTCGCCGGCGGTGGACTGTTCGAGACGGGGGCGGGAGGCTCCGCACCCAAGCACGTGCAGCAGCTGGTGGAGGAGAACTACCTGCGCTGGGACTCGCTGGGCGAGTTCTTCGCGTTGGCCGCCTCGCTCGAGCACTTCGCTGACCGTACGGGCAACGAGAAGGCGCGGGTGCTGGCCGAGACCCTCGACGCCGCGACCGGAACCTTCCTCGAAGAGGACCGTTCGCCGGGACGCGCGCTCGGAACGATCGACAATCGCGGGAGCCACTTCTACCTGGGCCTGTACTGGGCGCAGGAGCTCGCGAAGCAGACGAAGGACCCCGAACTCGCTGCGGCCTTCGCCCCGATCGCCGCGACGCTCACCGAGAACGAGGAGAAGATCGTCTCCGAGCTCAACGCGGTGCAGGGCGCGCGGGTGGAGATCGGCGGCTACTACCGTCCGGATGACGCCCTCGTGTCCGCTGTCATGCGCCCGTCCGTGACGCTGAACGGCATCGTCGACGCCCTGCGTTGA
- a CDS encoding GNAT family N-acetyltransferase, with amino-acid sequence MSELRMVELSAATIVAVNNLSLKPGQEQFLAPVSYGIAATVINPKTSWQRVILDRNEVVGFVSANFDDEAPEEHFRSVLWRINVDADDQGRGVGRYAVESLIDEARARGVDHVNVIYEAGEGGPETFFHRVGFTPVGETAYGEVIAEIRVTP; translated from the coding sequence ATGTCCGAACTGCGCATGGTCGAACTCTCCGCTGCGACGATCGTCGCCGTGAACAACCTGTCGCTCAAGCCCGGACAGGAGCAGTTCCTCGCTCCCGTCTCGTACGGGATCGCGGCCACGGTCATCAATCCGAAGACGTCCTGGCAGCGGGTGATCCTCGACCGCAACGAGGTCGTCGGCTTCGTCAGCGCGAACTTCGACGACGAAGCGCCGGAGGAGCACTTCCGCTCCGTGCTGTGGCGCATCAACGTGGACGCCGACGATCAGGGACGCGGCGTCGGCCGGTATGCGGTCGAGTCCCTCATCGACGAAGCCCGCGCACGTGGTGTCGACCACGTCAACGTGATCTACGAGGCCGGAGAGGGCGGTCCGGAGACGTTCTTCCACCGCGTCGGGTTCACGCCCGTCGGCGAGACCGCCTACGGCGAGGTCATCGCCGAGATCCGAGTCACACCCTAG